CGGAGGTCAGTCCGGCCTGGATCTGGCGCTGGAAGGAGAGGTAGACCGCCAGCATCGGGATGATCGCGATGGTGGCGCCGGCGAACAGCACGGGAAGGTCCGTCTCGTAGCCCATCTGGTACTGGAGCTGGATGAGGCCCTGGGTGAGCATGTAGCGCTCGGGGTCTGCGCTCGTCTGGGGCTGCATCAGCACGGCCGGCAGGATGTACTGGTTCCACTGGCCCAGGATGTTGAATATCCCGACGCTGATCAGGCCGGGCTTGGCCATCGGCAGCATCACCTGGAAGAAGATCCGGGTGTCGGAGGCCCCGTCGATGACGGCCGCCTCGTAAATCGCGGTCGGCAGCGTCCGGAAGAAGGAGTGCATGAAGAAGACAGTGAACGGCATCGAGTAGGCGACGTACACCAGGATCAGGCCCTGGTAGGTGTTCAGCATGTCGAAGCGCTTGACCATGAAGAAGAGCGGTACGAGCGCCAGGAACACCGGGAACATCGCCCCGCTGACGAAGAAGTAGTAGACGAGCCGGTTGCCCGTGAAGGGGTAGCGGGCCAGTACGTACGCGGCCATCGAGCCGAACAGCATGGTCAGCGGGACCGAGAACACCAGCACGATGAGGGTGTTCGCGAAGTAGCCGCCAATGCCCTTGGTCCAGGCTCGGCCGAAGGCGTCGAAGTGCCAGTTCGAGGGCCAGCTGAGGGCCGAACCGCCGATCTGCGCGTCGGTCTTGAAGGCGCCGAGGGCGAGCCAGATCAGGGGCAGCACGATCATTATCGCCCAGAGGACGAGGAAGCCGTGCGAGAAGACGTTGAGGACCACGCCCTCGGAGCGGCGTCCGTCCCGCTCCTTCGTCCGTCCGGGTCCGCCGGACCGCTCCGCGGCAGCTTCGCCCGGAGCCTTGATCACTGTGGTCATTACTGGTCTCCCGCTCAGAACTCGATGCGCTCGCGGCGGGTGGCGCGCAGCGTGATGACGGACAGGATCATGGTCAGGACGAGCATGACCACGCCCATGGCGCAGGCGTAGCCGCTCTTGCCGAAGTACAGGAAGTTGCGCATCAGCACCGTCGACATGACCTCGCTGTGGTGGTCGGGTCCGCCGCCGAACTGGCCCGAGGTCATGGTCGACACCAGCACGAACATGTCCATCGCGGCGATGCCCAGATAGACCGCGGAGGTCTGCACAGAGTCCCACAGCAGGGGCAGGGTGACCTTGAAGAAGGTCTGGGCGCGCCCGGCGCCGTCGAGCAGCGCGGCCTCGTAGATGTCCTTGGGAACGGACTGCATGGCCGCGGAGAACAGCACGAGGTAGAAGCCGACGCCGTGCCAGACGACGACGAGCAGCAGGCACCAGAGCACGAAGTTGGGCTCGTTGAGCCATTCGACCGGGTGCTTCGGGTCGATCAGGCCGAGCTTGATCAGGAAGCCGTTGAGCAGGCCGCCCTCGTCGCTGCGGTAGATCGCGCCGAAGAGCACGGCGAGGATCGCGAGGGAGAGCACCTGCGGGAAGAAGTAGACGATCTTGTAGATGCGCGATCCGCTCACGCCCTGGACCCCGCCCGCCCCGCTGCGCCCGCCCGCGTTCACCATGAAGGCGAAGAAGAGGGCGAGCAGGATGGTGACGACGGGGACGAACACCAGGAGCAGCAGGTTGTGCCCGAGCGCGCCCCGGAAGTCATCGTCCTTCAGCAGGGTCGAGTAGTTCTCCAGGCCGACGAAGTCGAACGTCGGTGACTGCCCGGTCCAGTTGGTGAAGGAATAGCCGAACGTCTGTACGTACGGCCAGATGACGAAGGTCAGGTACAGCGCGAGGGGTGCGAAGAGGAAGGCGGTGATGAAACCGCCCTTCCCCCGCCCCTGTGCTACGTGGCTCATGGTGTCCGTCCCCGCAGTGGTCAGCTGCGCTTGTTGTTCTTGGCGTTCGGGTCCTGGGCGGCCTTGTTGACCGCGGCCTGGGCCCGCTTGATCCATTCCTTGGGCTGGATCCGCTGCGCCATCAGCTCATTGGACGCGTTCTGGATCTCCGTGTCCATCTCGCTGTACCAGTCGGGGTAGCGGTAGGTGAAGGTGTTGGCGCCCGCCCCCTTCAGCGCCTCGACCGCCGACTGGGTGCCCGGCCGCAGTTTGACGCTCGGGTCGACGCCGTCCTTGACCACGGTGAGCGAGTTGGCCTGCTGGGCGAAGATCGTCGACCATTCGCGGGACAGCATAGAACGGAGGAACTCCAGGCCCGCGGCCTTGTTGGCGGCCTTCTCCGGGACGATGAAGGGCTCGTCGACGCCGGCCCTGATCGCCTCCAGGGGCATCTTGCTGTCGGCGAGCAGCGGGACCGGCAGGAACTTCATGTCGAAGTCCTCCGGGGTCTGCTTCAGCTGCTCGTTCTCCAGCCAGGATCCGCAGGGGATGAAGGCGGCCTTGTACTGGTTCCAGGCCGTCTGGGAGTCCGTGTGGGTGAGGCCGTTGGTGCCCGGCATCAGCAGGCCCTTCTCGACCACCTCGTAGACCGCCTCGACGGCGGCGAGGGCGGCCGCGTTGCCCTCGAAGGCGTTGGGCGCGAGGTTGTCGATCGCCTTGACGGCGTCCAGGCCGCCCTTCTTGGCGATCAGGTCCATGATGACGACGTTGATGTAGTACGGGAACTTGCCCTGGTGGGCGAGGCCGCCGATGCCCGCCTCCTTGGCCTTGGTGCAGACGGCGAGGAACTCGTCCCAGGTCT
This genomic window from Streptomyces sp. NBC_01351 contains:
- a CDS encoding carbohydrate ABC transporter permease, whose product is MTTVIKAPGEAAAERSGGPGRTKERDGRRSEGVVLNVFSHGFLVLWAIMIVLPLIWLALGAFKTDAQIGGSALSWPSNWHFDAFGRAWTKGIGGYFANTLIVLVFSVPLTMLFGSMAAYVLARYPFTGNRLVYYFFVSGAMFPVFLALVPLFFMVKRFDMLNTYQGLILVYVAYSMPFTVFFMHSFFRTLPTAIYEAAVIDGASDTRIFFQVMLPMAKPGLISVGIFNILGQWNQYILPAVLMQPQTSADPERYMLTQGLIQLQYQMGYETDLPVLFAGATIAIIPMLAVYLSFQRQIQAGLTSATLK
- a CDS encoding carbohydrate ABC transporter permease, yielding MSHVAQGRGKGGFITAFLFAPLALYLTFVIWPYVQTFGYSFTNWTGQSPTFDFVGLENYSTLLKDDDFRGALGHNLLLLVFVPVVTILLALFFAFMVNAGGRSGAGGVQGVSGSRIYKIVYFFPQVLSLAILAVLFGAIYRSDEGGLLNGFLIKLGLIDPKHPVEWLNEPNFVLWCLLLVVVWHGVGFYLVLFSAAMQSVPKDIYEAALLDGAGRAQTFFKVTLPLLWDSVQTSAVYLGIAAMDMFVLVSTMTSGQFGGGPDHHSEVMSTVLMRNFLYFGKSGYACAMGVVMLVLTMILSVITLRATRRERIEF
- the ngcE gene encoding N-acetylglucosamine/diacetylchitobiose ABC transporter substrate-binding protein, with amino-acid sequence MGSTGEGLGRRDLIKRSAALGLITVPTMSFLSACASGGEESTKGPDKGVVSKENPFGLAKGGKLDVVVFKGGFGDDYAKAWEAAFDKKWGTTTSHLATQEITAKLQPRFNGGNPPDVVDDSGAQKIPLDVLAKGGQLADLNAVLDAPSLDDPTKKVRDTLVDGAVEQGMQGGKYLVLKYVYAVFGFWYSGKLFKEKGWAAPKTWDEFLAVCTKAKEAGIGGLAHQGKFPYYINVVIMDLIAKKGGLDAVKAIDNLAPNAFEGNAAALAAVEAVYEVVEKGLLMPGTNGLTHTDSQTAWNQYKAAFIPCGSWLENEQLKQTPEDFDMKFLPVPLLADSKMPLEAIRAGVDEPFIVPEKAANKAAGLEFLRSMLSREWSTIFAQQANSLTVVKDGVDPSVKLRPGTQSAVEALKGAGANTFTYRYPDWYSEMDTEIQNASNELMAQRIQPKEWIKRAQAAVNKAAQDPNAKNNKRS